From one Oscillatoria sp. FACHB-1407 genomic stretch:
- a CDS encoding YnfA family protein, translating into MNLIQSLLIFVLAGLCEIGGGYLIWLWVREGKSITLIAIGAILLTVYGFVATLQPANFGRVYAAYGGIFIILSLLWGWQIDQTAPDRLDWLGAAIILAGVIVMMYAPRS; encoded by the coding sequence ATGAATCTGATCCAATCTCTGTTGATTTTTGTTCTAGCTGGGTTGTGTGAGATTGGTGGAGGATACTTAATTTGGCTGTGGGTGCGTGAAGGCAAAAGTATCACGTTAATTGCGATCGGAGCGATACTGCTGACGGTTTATGGCTTTGTTGCCACACTGCAACCAGCTAATTTTGGACGTGTTTACGCAGCCTATGGTGGTATTTTTATCATCTTGTCACTACTGTGGGGATGGCAGATAGACCAAACTGCCCCCGACCGATTGGACTGGTTAGGGGCAGCGATTATTTTAGCCGGTGTTATTGTGATGATGTACGCACCACGATCGTGA
- the crtW gene encoding beta-carotene ketolase CrtW, whose protein sequence is MIWFTAVETKDLGLSSFKKEPFTSFIEANIQSFQGIAIATIVLSLWMISLVLLLSADLSKYSFWLVGMALLWQTFLYSGLFITAHDAMHGAVFPLNPKINNAIGSFAVLVYGLFSYRELSKKHWLHHKHPSTQLDPDFHDGQHANFFNWYFHFMKGYWSWSRMLGLVVLFHAIHHFLHIADLNLALFWVIPSILSSVQLFYFGTFLTHREPEEGYTTKHRAKSTSFSTFWSFITCYHFGYHHEHHEYPHLPWWRLPEIYHLRFESSK, encoded by the coding sequence GTGATTTGGTTTACAGCAGTAGAAACAAAAGATTTAGGGCTTTCTTCTTTTAAGAAAGAGCCATTCACCTCATTCATAGAAGCAAACATTCAATCGTTTCAGGGAATTGCGATCGCCACAATTGTTCTCAGCCTGTGGATGATTAGTCTAGTTTTACTTCTCTCAGCAGATCTCTCTAAATACTCTTTTTGGCTAGTTGGAATGGCTCTACTCTGGCAAACGTTTTTGTATAGTGGGCTATTTATCACCGCTCATGATGCCATGCACGGGGCAGTGTTTCCGCTGAATCCGAAAATCAATAATGCGATCGGATCGTTTGCTGTATTGGTGTATGGGCTGTTTTCCTATCGAGAGTTATCTAAGAAACATTGGCTCCATCACAAGCATCCCAGTACTCAGTTAGATCCAGACTTTCACGATGGTCAACACGCTAACTTCTTTAATTGGTACTTCCACTTCATGAAGGGCTATTGGAGTTGGAGCAGAATGTTAGGGCTTGTGGTGCTGTTTCACGCCATTCATCATTTTCTGCATATTGCAGACTTAAATCTTGCTCTGTTTTGGGTGATTCCTTCTATCCTTAGCTCAGTGCAATTGTTCTACTTTGGCACTTTTCTAACCCACCGGGAACCTGAAGAGGGTTACACCACAAAACATCGCGCTAAAAGCACCTCTTTCTCAACTTTCTGGTCATTTATTACCTGTTATCATTTTGGCTATCACCATGAACACCATGAATATCCTCATTTGCCGTGGTGGAGATTACCAGAGATCTATCACTTAAGATTTGAGAGTTCTAAATAA
- the ubiG gene encoding bifunctional 2-polyprenyl-6-hydroxyphenol methylase/3-demethylubiquinol 3-O-methyltransferase UbiG, protein MVKNDLAYYDRHANTWWEEGQVLHLSDHFNRTRFEFISNYISNWRGLSILDVGCGGGLACEWLAKLGANVSGIDLSKNSIEAARSHADQEHLRIDYRQGKAEALPYETNRFDCVLCFDVLEHVSDFKQVIREIHRVLQPGGIFFFDTVNRTLKSRIVMIWLLEKILKQLPQGLHDWQKFIRPDELIQILTTNQFQEIEIKGFDVTDGANLETLRTILFQGFDKREKGNLFPIQINDDTSICYIGKSVKKERMVSINTQVYQRNSRG, encoded by the coding sequence GTGGTCAAAAACGATTTGGCATACTATGACCGTCATGCCAATACCTGGTGGGAGGAAGGACAGGTCTTACATTTATCCGATCATTTCAATCGAACTCGATTTGAATTCATCTCAAACTACATCTCTAATTGGCGTGGATTGAGTATCTTAGATGTAGGGTGTGGGGGTGGTTTAGCCTGTGAATGGTTAGCAAAGTTAGGGGCTAATGTCTCAGGTATTGATCTCTCTAAAAACTCAATTGAAGCCGCCCGATCTCATGCCGATCAGGAACATTTACGGATTGATTATCGGCAGGGAAAAGCAGAAGCATTACCATATGAAACAAATCGTTTTGACTGTGTACTTTGCTTTGATGTCTTAGAGCATGTTTCAGATTTTAAGCAAGTCATCCGTGAAATTCATCGAGTTTTACAACCCGGTGGAATATTTTTCTTTGATACAGTCAATCGAACGTTGAAGTCTCGAATTGTGATGATCTGGCTTCTAGAAAAGATCCTGAAACAATTACCTCAAGGCTTGCATGATTGGCAAAAGTTTATTCGACCTGATGAGTTAATTCAAATCCTAACAACAAACCAATTTCAGGAGATTGAAATTAAAGGATTTGATGTAACCGATGGAGCTAACTTAGAGACGTTGCGAACAATCCTATTTCAAGGGTTTGATAAGCGTGAAAAAGGCAACCTATTTCCAATTCAAATTAACGACGACACCTCCATCTGCTATATCGGTAAATCCGTGAAGAAAGAGAGGATGGTGTCTATTAATACACAAGTTTATCAAAGAAATAGTCGGGGTTAG